The genomic DNA TCGATGGCCATGGTGACGAAGCCGGCCTTGGCCATTTGCAGTCCGTAGTCGTAGTTGAGTTCCTTGATAGTCTCGGCGTGCTCGGGGGAAGTGTCGTTGCCCATGACGGACTCTTTGCCGAACGGGCCGTGGCCGTGGCAGGCGAGGATGGCGGGCCGGGGGCCGGTCGCATTGGCGGGGCGAAACACGTAGGCCGTGGCGGAGAGGCCCGGTTCAACGTCGAAAATGAGCTTCTGCTTGATGAGCCCATCCGCTTGCCATTCGACGAGAATCTCCGGGCTCAGCGATGGCTTTTCTGGCAGGCGGCCGAGCGTCTGGCGCACCTTTGGCAGCAGCGCTGCACGCCACGTCTCCCACTCCACTGCTGTTGAGCCCGCGAAACGGTGCTCCGGCGTGTGATCACGGGCGAGATTCAGCCAGTGCTGGTCGATGGAAAGGTTGCGAGGCATGGCGGGGGGAATCTCCGATCGTTGTGAGGTACCTCTGATGCATGAGCACGTTGCGCCACCGCAAATAGCACGGGGGATGACAGTATCGCCACGATCGACGAACCGCCCTGTCAGTGAAAATCTCATTTCATTATCGCGACGAACGGACATACCAAAGCCTCAATAATTGGCCGCTGATTGAGACGAGCTTGCCACCACTTTTGCCCTAGGTCAACTCGCCTGTCGCGAACACCTCGGCGAGCTGCTGCTCAAGCATGACCACCGGCAGGCAGCGTGCAGCGAGCAAGAAACAGGGGATGAAGCGCGAGGAGAGACCGCAGCATGATCCATTTACGCGAGCCTCACATTCGGACGAACTCACGCTTGGCACCGGCTTGTCATGCAGCGTTGATCGACACGGTGGCCCTGCACCACACGCCTTCTCAATCAGCCATGTCACCGCCCCGGGCAACTTCGCCCGCCGTGTCAGTGTTGCTGCCGGCGATCGCGCCGCTGCGAAAAACGCATCGGCCTGCAACATACATCTCCACATCGACGTGATATTGATCAATGACGGCCGGGTCCGGATCGACGCCGAGGCCAGGTGATTCCGGTACACGAATCTGACCGTCTGCATCAAGCCTCAGTTGATCCTTTGTCAGCCGTGTGGCTAAATCGCTGGCCTCGACCGGATACTCGCACAAGGTGTGGTCGGCCATGCCCGCGTAGGGTTGAAGCGAAGCCGACAGGGCCAGGTGCGTCGTGAAGGTGTGGTTGACATAGGTGACGTCATGCGCGTTTGCATATTCGGCCACCCGTCGCGCCGGGGTGATGCCGCCGATCCTGCCCGTGTCGATCTGGACGTAGCCGATGCCGCCATGGTCGATCAGGTGGCGGGCCATGTGAAAGTTATGTGCGCCCTCACCGGCCGCCATTTGCACACGGCTGCCCCGGGCCGTCAGTTCCCGGTAAGCCGCCAACGCGCCACTGACGAACGGCTCCTCCAGCCAGGTCACCTCGAAGGCATCCAGCATGGACAGCCGGGCGGCCGCTGCAGAGACATCTTCGTCCCATACCGTGCCGGCGTCGACGAGCAACATCAACTCGCTGCCAAGCCCTTCCCGCGCCGCCGCTACTTGCTCGCGGTCGGCGTCCACACTTCCCTGACCGAATGGACCCCATCCGAACTTCACCGCGGCGTAGCCCGCATCACGCATTGTACGGGCCTTGGCCAGGGTCTGCTGCGGGTCGTCGCCGAACAGTTGCGATGCGTACGGCGTCTTAGGGTAGGCCTGCTTGTCACCCAGCAGCCGGTAGACCGGCTCGCCCCGCCGCTTGCCCAGCAGATCCCACAAGGCGATGTCGATGCCTGAGAGGGTGTGGTCGGTCTGGGCGATATCCAGGCCGAGCTTGCGCACCTCGGCGTTGATGCGGGCGATGTCCGCCGGAGTTTCGAGCCGCTGACCGAGCACGCCGTCACGCACCGGCCGACAGGCCGAATGCGACATGGGACAGGCCCAGTTCGCCATCGACACCAGGGGTGAAGTTTCACATTCACCCCAACCGACCCACTGTCCCGCCGCGATCCGCACCAGCAAGGCATCCTGACTGCCATCGCCGATGTTCTTGATTGCCGGCATGGCAAGGTAATACAGGTCCACCGATTCAATCTTCATCGTCCGTTTCCCACCTCGCCGTGTGCCCGGCTTGTTCAGAATGTAACGGTCAGCCCACCGTCGACCACCAACACCTGGCCGGTGATATAGGTCGCATCCGGTCCGCAAAGAAAGAACGCGACGCCCGCAATCTCTTCAGGCTCAGCCGCACGCCGCAGTGGCAGATGATCGCCACGAACGTAGTTGTCCCGGAACCAGTCGCTCTCCAGTTCACTGACCCCCTCGACGACGCTCATCGGCGTCCGCACGAAGCCTGGAGCGATGGCATTGACGAGAATATGTCGATCCGCGAGTTCCAGTGCCAGTGCCCGGCAGTATTGCTCGATCGCCGCCTTGGCCATCCCATACGCGCTGGCCAGCCGCTCGGCCCGCCGACTGTGGATCGACGTGACATGCACCAGTCGTCCGCCCTCAGCCATCAACGGCACCACGGCTCGCGTCAGGTAAGTGGCGCCGTTCACCATGATGTCGAACGGCTTTCTCCACTGAGCGATGTCACTGTCCACCGCCTGCTCCGGCCCGACGACGCCGGCGCTGTTGACCACCGCGTCCAAACCGCCCCACGCGTCGCAGATCATGGTAGTCAGGGTTGAGATGCTGGCCGGGTCGCTGTAATCCCCGGCGAGCATGAGATGATCGTCGCCGATCAGATCCTGTCGAACTGCTTCGAGTTGCGATGCCCGCCGGGCGAACAGACAGACCTGCCACCCTTCGCGGGCAAAGCGTTGGGCTGTGGCTTGGCCGATGCCGGAGGAGGCACCGCAGATTAGCACGCGAGCCCCCGGCGTCTGTTTATCGTTTGGTGAGATCGTGGCGCTCATGGCGTGTTTGCCTCCAATGCATCGATACACCACGCCAAAGCTTGCGGAAAATGTTGAAGGGGCGCGTTGTGATCGCCACCCTGTATTTCATGATACTGAAAGGTGGCTCGGCCTCGTAGGCGCTCCGCCAGTAGCCGAGACTGGTCCACCGGTATCGTCTCGTCCGCCGTGCCATGAACAATCGCCAAGGGCATTACCAATTTCTGGTGATTCTTTCGTACGTTGTCGCCTTCATACGCCGTGGGCACCTTGGCTGGCGTTCCCCCATACGACCATTCAATCGCGTCAGCAATCTCACACAGAAGTGGCGAAGTCGCACAGCCGTGCCTGCACCATTGATGGTAATCGCCCACGTCTGTCGCGGGGCATAGTGCGACCGCTGCAGCCACGTCCTGAGGGTGGTTCGCGGTAAAGGTCAACGTGCCGGTGCCGCCCATGGAGCCACCCACCAGGATCACCTGCTTGGTCCCATGGTTCGTGTGAAGCCAGTGAAGCAAGCCGGCGAGATCCATCTGGGCAGCGGGGCCCATCCAGGCATTACCACGCAGGTTCGGCAGAACGACACCCATGCTCATGTCGCCCAGCATCGGCCACCATCGCTTCCGGATGTCCGGACGCGTCAGCAACTGATCGCCCGATGCATTGTGGCCGTGTAGCACCACCAGCCATCGCGACATCCGCCGGGGGTTGCGGATCAGTACCCAGTCTTCGTAACCATCCACAGCGCTACGATACTGCAGCCGTTCAAAGCCATCAGGTGCGTTGGGTGCTTCATAGCGGCCTTTCGCGACGATTTCAATTGCCGTCGCGTCGGCACATCGGGGGGGAAACTGACTATGCATGCACATTACCCCCGTGTTCCAATGACAGCGGAATGCAGCGATCGCCCAGAATGGCATGGAGTAGATTGTCC from Phycisphaerales bacterium AB-hyl4 includes the following:
- a CDS encoding alpha/beta hydrolase family protein; amino-acid sequence: MHSQFPPRCADATAIEIVAKGRYEAPNAPDGFERLQYRSAVDGYEDWVLIRNPRRMSRWLVVLHGHNASGDQLLTRPDIRKRWWPMLGDMSMGVVLPNLRGNAWMGPAAQMDLAGLLHWLHTNHGTKQVILVGGSMGGTGTLTFTANHPQDVAAAVALCPATDVGDYHQWCRHGCATSPLLCEIADAIEWSYGGTPAKVPTAYEGDNVRKNHQKLVMPLAIVHGTADETIPVDQSRLLAERLRGRATFQYHEIQGGDHNAPLQHFPQALAWCIDALEANTP
- a CDS encoding SDR family NAD(P)-dependent oxidoreductase, with translation MSATISPNDKQTPGARVLICGASSGIGQATAQRFAREGWQVCLFARRASQLEAVRQDLIGDDHLMLAGDYSDPASISTLTTMICDAWGGLDAVVNSAGVVGPEQAVDSDIAQWRKPFDIMVNGATYLTRAVVPLMAEGGRLVHVTSIHSRRAERLASAYGMAKAAIEQYCRALALELADRHILVNAIAPGFVRTPMSVVEGVSELESDWFRDNYVRGDHLPLRRAAEPEEIAGVAFFLCGPDATYITGQVLVVDGGLTVTF
- a CDS encoding mandelate racemase/muconate lactonizing enzyme family protein; this encodes MKIESVDLYYLAMPAIKNIGDGSQDALLVRIAAGQWVGWGECETSPLVSMANWACPMSHSACRPVRDGVLGQRLETPADIARINAEVRKLGLDIAQTDHTLSGIDIALWDLLGKRRGEPVYRLLGDKQAYPKTPYASQLFGDDPQQTLAKARTMRDAGYAAVKFGWGPFGQGSVDADREQVAAAREGLGSELMLLVDAGTVWDEDVSAAAARLSMLDAFEVTWLEEPFVSGALAAYRELTARGSRVQMAAGEGAHNFHMARHLIDHGGIGYVQIDTGRIGGITPARRVAEYANAHDVTYVNHTFTTHLALSASLQPYAGMADHTLCEYPVEASDLATRLTKDQLRLDADGQIRVPESPGLGVDPDPAVIDQYHVDVEMYVAGRCVFRSGAIAGSNTDTAGEVARGGDMAD